One window of the Sander lucioperca isolate FBNREF2018 chromosome 5, SLUC_FBN_1.2, whole genome shotgun sequence genome contains the following:
- the serpinf2b gene encoding serpin peptidase inhibitor, clade F (alpha-2 antiplasmin, pigment epithelium derived factor), member 2b, with protein MDLRLTLLLICLCSQGVTNAEVAENDSIPLVPLIPLMPSHPREKVENESAVPPGTTNTPEAPLINGNSSEEKQYEVCLSVKGREAIAAAIQKLGVQLLQNLETTPEQPNVIISPLSISLALSQLALGAVNETEKLLMYHLYENTLSCYHESLHSILGKLRNSDLQIATRIFLHQGFEPKQDFVRESQRLYDSVPAVLESLQQINDWVENATKGKMTGFLSSLPPNLLLMLINAVHFKGEWKARFDPRFSSRGVFYLDDKHMVDVEVMEDAKHPLSLITDNELEAQVARFPFQKSKSLLVVMPQSGQVNVSSLSAKLNISDLYHRLPKERAVQVKVPKFKLEYAQDLQEVFTKLGLGGMFSSPNLAGIADGPLLVSSVMHKSCMEINEEGAEAAAATTVVISRASNPVFHLSQPFLFALMDDMTQVPIFMGVINNPNPGAPILQRGEFGSKDKVVFPIDKNHVGPPK; from the exons ATGGACCTTCGTCTGACACTCCTGTTGATCTGTCTCTGCAGCCAAGGAGTCACT AATGCTGAGGTGGCAGAAAATGACTCAATCCCTTTGGTGCCACTCATTCCTTTGATGCCCAGCCACCCCAGAGAG AAAGTAGAAAATGAAAGTGCAGTACCACCAGGAACTACAAATACCCCAGAAGCACCTCTAATCAATGGGAACTCATCAGAGGAAAAACAATAtgaagtttgtctgtctgtaaaggGCAGGGAGGCCATCGCTGCGGCCATTCAGAAACTCGGTGTGCAGCTTCTGCAGAACCTGGAGACAACGCCAGAGCAGCCAAATGTCATCATATCTCCTTTGAGCATATCATTAGCACTCTCCCAACTGGCTTTAG GTGCAGTAAATGAGACAGAAAAGCTGCTGATGTATCATCTCTACGAAAACACTCTCTCCTGCTATCACGAGTCTCTGCATAGTATCTTAGGGAAGCTCAGAAACAGCGACCTGCAAATTGCCACACGTATTTTCCTGCACCAAG GGTTTGAGCCAAAGCAAGACTTTGTCCGTGAATCCCAGCGGTTATATGACTCAGTACCAGCAGTCTTGGAGAGCCTGCAGCAGATAAATGACTGGGTAGAAAATGCAACAAAAGGAAAGATGACTGGCTTCTTGTCTTCTTTACCCCCCAATCTGCTCCTCATGCTCATTAATGCTGTTCATTTCAAAG GAGAGTGGAAAGCTCGATTTGACCCGCGCTTTTCCTCTCGTGGTGTGTTCTATCTTGACGACAAGCACATGGTTGACGTTGAAGTGATGGAAGATGCCAAACATCCCCTGAGTTTAATAACTGATAATGAACTGGAGGCTCAG GTAGCAAGATTTCCATTCCAGAAGTCCAAGAGCTTGTTGGTGGTTATGCCTCAGTCCGGCCAGGTGAATGTGTCTTCACTTTCCGCAAAGCTGAATATCTCCGACTTGTATCACCGTCTGCCCAAGGAGAGGGCTGTTCAAGTTAAAGTCCCCAAGTTTAAACTGGAGTATGCTCAAGACCTACAGGAGGTTTTTACCAAATTGG GCCTCGGAGGGATGTTTTCCAGTCCCAACTTGGCTGGGATTGCAGACGGCCCCCTGCTGGTCTCCAGTGTGATGCATAAGTCCTGCATGGAGATAAATGAGGAGGGTGCAGAGGCTGCTGCAGCCACCACTGTGGTCATCTCACGGGCATCCAACCCTGTTTTCCACCTCAGCCAACCTTTCTTGTTTGCCCTTATGGATGATATGACTCAAGTGCCAATTTTCATGGGTGTCATTAACAACCCAAATCCTGGAGCTCCTATCTTGCAGAGAGGAGAATTCGGGAGCAAAGATAAAGTGGTATTCCCAATTGATAAGAATCATGTTGGCCCACCTAAGTAG